One Hordeum vulgare subsp. vulgare chromosome 4H, MorexV3_pseudomolecules_assembly, whole genome shotgun sequence DNA window includes the following coding sequences:
- the LOC123446212 gene encoding protein GL2-INTERACTING REPRESSOR 2-like: MSSGNNGSRNVGLELNLNQSPPPLAAAERIEVDGGHEDEYGDDYSNGSSSPSSCVSSDDGPGGGEASPMVIGACERCLLYCMVTKEEYPICINCKQPFLVDVLPAGDDKKRGKRQ, from the coding sequence ATGAGCAGCGGCAACAACGGCAGCAGGAACGTGGGGCTGGAGCTCAACCTGAACCAATCGCCTCCGCCCCTTGCCGCGGCGGAGAGGATTGAGGTGGACGGAGGTCATGAAGATGAATACGGGGACGACTACAGCAACGGCTCGTCCTCGCCTAGCTCGTGTGTGTCGTCGGATGATGGTCCTGGCGGCGGGGAGGCGTCGCCTATGGTGATCGGAGCGTGCGAGCGGTGCCTCTTGTACTGCATGGTGACCAAGGAGGAGTACCCCATCTGCATCAATTGCAAGCAGCCCTTCCTTGTGGACGTCCTCCCTGCCGGCGACGACAAGAAACGTGGCAAGCGCCAGTGA